The following are encoded in a window of Cyprinus carpio isolate SPL01 chromosome A13, ASM1834038v1, whole genome shotgun sequence genomic DNA:
- the LOC109061485 gene encoding zinc finger FYVE domain-containing protein 21-like isoform X2 — protein MSAVPDGKKLVRSPSGLRMVPENGAFTSPFSLDEPQWVPDKECPRCMQCDTKFDFITRKHHCRRCGRCFCDKCCSQKVALPRMCFVDPVRQCAECSLISQKEVEFYDKQLKVLTAGGTFLVKVDSSEISETMVCRLSNNHRYLFLDGESHFEVELSRISSMQVLTEGSTPGEKDVCSYTSLLDSQISEGGSLRASGMVLQYKPPGSLNLQQLHMDTADDKRVASAWLAAMHKAAKLLYESRDQ, from the exons atgtcCGCGGTGCCTGACGGCAAAAAGCTGGTCCGGAGCCCGAGCGGACTCCGCATGGTACCGGAGAACGGTGCTTTCACCAGTCCGTTTTCCCTGGACGAGCCGCAGTGGGTTCCGGACAAAGAG TGCCCCAGATGTATGCAGTGTGACACTAAGTTTGACTTCATCACCAGGAAG CATCACTGTCGGCGCTGCGGCCGGTGTTTCTGTGATAAATGCTGCAGTCAGAAGGTGGCTCTTCCCAGGATGTGTTTTGTGGATCCGGTGAGGCAGTGTGCGGAGTGCAGCCTCATCTCACAGAAAGAGGTGGAGTTTTACGACAAACAGCTTAAAGTGCTCACTGCCG GTGGCACTTTCCTGGTCAAAGTGGATTCCTCAGAGATATCAGAGACCATGGTCTGCCGTTTGTCCAATAATCACAG ATATCTCTTTCTAGATGGTGAGAGTCATTTTGAGGTGGAGCTATCTCGCATTTCCAGTATGCAGGTGTTGACTGAGGGCTCAACCCCGGGAG AGAAAGATGTATGCTCGTACACGAGCTTGCTGGACAGTCAAATATCTGAAG GAGGGTCTCTTCGAGCCAGTGGCATGGTGCTTCAGTACAAGCCACCAGGATCTCTGAACCTTCAGCAGCTCCACATGGACACAGCCGATGACAAGCGCGTCGCGTCTGCCTGGCTCGCAGCCATGCACAAA GCTGCCAAACTGTTGTATGAGTCAAGGGACCAGTGA
- the LOC109061485 gene encoding zinc finger FYVE domain-containing protein 21-like isoform X1 codes for MSAVPDGKKLVRSPSGLRMVPENGAFTSPFSLDEPQWVPDKECPRCMQCDTKFDFITRKHHCRRCGRCFCDKCCSQKVALPRMCFVDPVRQCAECSLISQKEVEFYDKQLKVLTAGGTFLVKVDSSEISETMVCRLSNNHRYLFLDGESHFEVELSRISSMQVLTEGSTPGEKDICSYMSLLDSQKSEEKDVCSYTSLLDSQISEGGSLRASGMVLQYKPPGSLNLQQLHMDTADDKRVASAWLAAMHKAAKLLYESRDQ; via the exons atgtcCGCGGTGCCTGACGGCAAAAAGCTGGTCCGGAGCCCGAGCGGACTCCGCATGGTACCGGAGAACGGTGCTTTCACCAGTCCGTTTTCCCTGGACGAGCCGCAGTGGGTTCCGGACAAAGAG TGCCCCAGATGTATGCAGTGTGACACTAAGTTTGACTTCATCACCAGGAAG CATCACTGTCGGCGCTGCGGCCGGTGTTTCTGTGATAAATGCTGCAGTCAGAAGGTGGCTCTTCCCAGGATGTGTTTTGTGGATCCGGTGAGGCAGTGTGCGGAGTGCAGCCTCATCTCACAGAAAGAGGTGGAGTTTTACGACAAACAGCTTAAAGTGCTCACTGCCG GTGGCACTTTCCTGGTCAAAGTGGATTCCTCAGAGATATCAGAGACCATGGTCTGCCGTTTGTCCAATAATCACAG ATATCTCTTTCTAGATGGTGAGAGTCATTTTGAGGTGGAGCTATCTCGCATTTCCAGTATGCAGGTGTTGACTGAGGGCTCAACCCCGGGAG AGAAAGATATATGCTCGTACATGAGCTTGCTGGACAGTCAAAAATCTGAAG AGAAAGATGTATGCTCGTACACGAGCTTGCTGGACAGTCAAATATCTGAAG GAGGGTCTCTTCGAGCCAGTGGCATGGTGCTTCAGTACAAGCCACCAGGATCTCTGAACCTTCAGCAGCTCCACATGGACACAGCCGATGACAAGCGCGTCGCGTCTGCCTGGCTCGCAGCCATGCACAAA GCTGCCAAACTGTTGTATGAGTCAAGGGACCAGTGA
- the LOC109061485 gene encoding zinc finger FYVE domain-containing protein 21-like isoform X3: MSAVPDGKKLVRSPSGLRMVPENGAFTSPFSLDEPQWVPDKECPRCMQCDTKFDFITRKHHCRRCGRCFCDKCCSQKVALPRMCFVDPVRQCAECSLISQKEVEFYDKQLKVLTAGGTFLVKVDSSEISETMVCRLSNNHRYLFLDGESHFEVELSRISSMQVLTEGSTPGGGSLRASGMVLQYKPPGSLNLQQLHMDTADDKRVASAWLAAMHKAAKLLYESRDQ; encoded by the exons atgtcCGCGGTGCCTGACGGCAAAAAGCTGGTCCGGAGCCCGAGCGGACTCCGCATGGTACCGGAGAACGGTGCTTTCACCAGTCCGTTTTCCCTGGACGAGCCGCAGTGGGTTCCGGACAAAGAG TGCCCCAGATGTATGCAGTGTGACACTAAGTTTGACTTCATCACCAGGAAG CATCACTGTCGGCGCTGCGGCCGGTGTTTCTGTGATAAATGCTGCAGTCAGAAGGTGGCTCTTCCCAGGATGTGTTTTGTGGATCCGGTGAGGCAGTGTGCGGAGTGCAGCCTCATCTCACAGAAAGAGGTGGAGTTTTACGACAAACAGCTTAAAGTGCTCACTGCCG GTGGCACTTTCCTGGTCAAAGTGGATTCCTCAGAGATATCAGAGACCATGGTCTGCCGTTTGTCCAATAATCACAG ATATCTCTTTCTAGATGGTGAGAGTCATTTTGAGGTGGAGCTATCTCGCATTTCCAGTATGCAGGTGTTGACTGAGGGCTCAACCCCGGGAG GAGGGTCTCTTCGAGCCAGTGGCATGGTGCTTCAGTACAAGCCACCAGGATCTCTGAACCTTCAGCAGCTCCACATGGACACAGCCGATGACAAGCGCGTCGCGTCTGCCTGGCTCGCAGCCATGCACAAA GCTGCCAAACTGTTGTATGAGTCAAGGGACCAGTGA
- the LOC109067216 gene encoding FHF complex subunit HOOK interacting protein 2A-like — MFSKFTSILQHAVEALAPSLPLQEDFVYHWKAITHYYIETSDDKAPVTDTNIPSHLEQMLDILTQEERERESGETGPCMEYLLHHKILETLYTLGKADCPPGMKQQVLSFYTKLLGRIRQPLLPHINVHRPVQKLIRLCGEVLAAPTENEEIQFLCTVCAKLKQDPYLVNFFLENKTKKLEASKDSGAGLVKEDPCSPDTGQNQNQTPSLVTSTLEAAACQATSPGEASPSPVHSTLPNNDNYNLVSSLLNLTKSPDGRIVVKACEGLMLVVSLPEPAAAKCLTENTELSQLLTDRLAQFYRALPQSMDPLDIETVESVNWGLDVYNLKEDAAAFAGKRALISFLSWLDYCDQLIKEAQKTAAAVLARAVRERFFVAVMEPQLMQTSEVGILTSTALLNRIIRQVTSEALLQETVYFLLGEETGPETLAGITQHPLRHRLIEHCDHLSDEISIMTLRLFEHLLQKPCQHILQNLVLRCLEERNYIENKQQEEREEREHMENGQPHDAVDLEEDPLFSDLSPDNRLSSPDWLSCSPPPSTEHTKPDGKTEVHKIVNSFLCLVPDEAKSSYQVEGTGYDTYLRDAHRQFRDYCGVCQRWDWRSSPKSFEKCNLDSPFFEGHFLKVLFDRMGRILDQPYDVNLQVTSVLSKLSLLPHAHLHEYLLDPYINLAPGCRSLFSVIVRVVGDLMLRTHHIPEFTPKLLLVRKRLLGLEPEGMSVDHVTLLEGVIVLEEFCKELAAIAFVKFHASVSTSPDPLATVHRKQTDE, encoded by the exons ATGTTCTCCAAATTCACCTCCATCCTACAGCACGCCGTCGAAGCG CTTGCGCCGTCACTGCCATTGCAAGAGGACTTTGTCTATCATTGGAAGGCCATTACACATTATTACATAGAAACCTCAG ACGACAAAGCCCCAGTGACCGACACCAACATTCCCTCCCACCTGGAGCAGATGCTGGATATTCTGACccaggaggagagggagagagagtcaGGAGAGACGGGACCATGTATGGAGTATCTTCTCCACCACAAGATCCTGGAGACGCTCTACACCCTGGGCAAAGCAGAT TGCCCTCCTGGAATGAAACAGCAGGTTCTGAGTTTCTACACCAAGCTTTTAGGTCGAATTCGCCAACCACTCCTGCCTCACATCAACGTGCACAGACCTGTACAG AAACTGATCCGCCTCTGCGGCGAGGTTCTGGCTGCTCCTACAGAGAATGAAGAGATCCAGTTTCTGTGTACTGTCTGTGCCAAACTTAAGCAGGACCCTTACCTCGTCAACTTCTTCCTGGAA AATAAGACTAAAAAGTTGGAGGCTTCTAAAGACAGTGGAGCTGGTTTGGTGAAAGAGGATCCTTGTTCTCCAGATACGGGACAGAACCAAAACCAAACTCCCAGTCTGGTCACATCAACACTAGAAGCAGCAGCCTGTCAAGCCACCAGCCCAGGGGAAGCTAGTCCATCCCCCGTCCACAGTACACTGCCAAACAATGATAACTACAACCTAGTCAGCTCCCTTCTTAACCTCACAAAGAGTCCA GACGGCCGTATTGTGGTGAAGGCATGTGAGGGTCTGATGCTGGTAGTCAGTTTGCCTGAGCCAGCTGCAGCCAAATGCCTTACAGAGAACACTGAACTCAGTCAACTCCTCACAGACCGGCTGGCACAGTTCTACCGGGCCCTTCCTCAGTCCATGGACCCTCTTGACATCGAAACTGTGGAATCCGTAAACTGGGG gtTGGATGTGTATAATCTAAAGGAAGATGCTGCTGCTTTTGCGGGCAAACGTGCACTTATTTCTTTCCTATCATGGCTGGACTATTGTGATCAACTCATCAAAGAGGcacagaag ACAGCTGCTGCAGTTCTGGCCCGGGCTGTGAGAGAACGATTCTTTGTTGCCGTAATGGAGCCTCAGCTAATGCAAAC GTCAGAGGTTGGCATTCTGACTTCAACAGCCCTGTTAAACAGGATCATCAGGCAGGTGACATCAGAGGCCCTGCTTCAGGAGACTGTTTACTTCCTTTTGGGAGAGGAAACGGGGCCAGAGACGCTTGCTGGCATTACCCAGCATCCCCTGAGACACAGACTCATAGAACATTGTGACCACTTATCAGATGAG ATAAGCATCATGACTCTACGGCTCTTTGAGCATCTGCTGCAGAAACCATGTCAGCACATTCTGCAGAACCTGGTGCTGCGCTGCTTGGAAGAACGGAACTACATAGAGAACAAACAGCAGGAGGAACGAGAGGAGCGCGAACACATGGAGAACGGCCAGCCGCATGACGCCGT AGATCTGGAAGAAGACCCGTTGTTCTCAGATCTTTCCCCTGATAACAGACTCTCTAGCCCTGATTGGTTAAGTTGCTCTCCGCCCCCAAGCACAGAACACACCAAGCCTGATGGGAAGACGGAGGTTCACAAAATAGTTAACAG TTTCCTGTGTTTGGTGCCTGATGAGGCAAAGTCATCCTATCAGGTTGAGGGCACAGGCTATGACACCTACTTGAGAGATGCACACAGACAg TTTCGGGACTATTGTGGAGTTTGTCAGAGGTGGGACTGGCGTAGCAGTCCAAAATCCTTTGAGAAGTGTAATCTGGACAGTCCTTTTTTCGAGGGACACTTCCTCAAAGTGTTGTTTGACAGAATGGGACGAATCCTCGATCAG CCGTATGATGTTAACCTGCAGGTGACGTCTGTGTTGTCTAAGCTGTCTCTGCTGCCTCATGCTCATCTTCACGAGTACTTGCTGGATCCGTACATTAACCTAGCGCCAGGCTGCAGGTCTCTCTTCTCAGTCATCGTCAGG GTGGTTGGTGATTTGATGTTGAGAACTCACCACATCCCTGAATTCACCCCTAAACTCCTGCTGGTGAGGAAAAGACTTCTGGGACTGGAGCCAGAGGGGATGAG CGTTGATCATGTGACGTTGCTCGAGGGTGTCATTGTTCTGGAGGAATTTTGCAAAGAGCTCGCTGCTATCGCGTTTGTGAAGTTCCATGCATCCGTCTCCACTTCCCCCGATCCTCTCGCCACTGTGCATAGGAAACAAACAGATGAGTAA